The window TTTCATTTCATTAGTATTGACGATGACTCTTTTTGAACAACATCAATTACCCTGTATCCTTGAATCAAGATTATCTAAGCGTTATCAGACCCTTATAATGGAACACATGACAGTTAATTCTAGCAATGCACCAGGTGTAAAATCTCTTCGCCACCACACACAATCATGGGCATCGACACAAGCAACATGGCGTTTTTATCATAATGAGGATGTGACTTTTCCTATGCTAAGTGGCCCGATGCTGGGACTTGCTCGTTCTGGTGTGAAAGAAAGTCAAAGTCGATATGTATTAATGGCTCATGATTGGTGCCATATCAATTTCGCTAAACATCATAGTAAGTTAGATAAAACTAAGATGTCACACGCTCTCGATGTTGGCTACGAACTGCAAGCGTCTTTATTGGTAGACGCAAATACTGGCGCACCCATTGCTCCAGCAGGTAACTTCTCAATAAGCCGAGGCAGGGTGGGCTTTCTGGAGCACCAGAGAGCCTAAAGATGGGATTACATTACTTTGAGAAATTCGGTCGTTGAGATATTTCCAGAAGGAAACCCCTAATTTTCCGCACGTTTTTTTCAGGCTGGAAAAGGTATCTCGGCATTGTCGGCCAAGATCACTACGAGTACCTCCACTGACTTTGCGCCGCTTGACCTGCTCTCTTAGATCATTTTCGCTTCCATTTGTATGGATTGGAATTTCTGGTCGTTCCAATACCAGCCATAGGTATCTACACAAAATGGTTACGAATTAACCAATCGGCCAAGAGAAGGGAACTGATCTAAGGATCAACGATCAAGAGAGTTAACTTTCATTTCATTAGTATTGACGATGACTCTTTTTGAACAACATCAATTACCCTGTATCCTTGAATCAAGATTATCTAAGCGTTATCAGACCCTTATAATGGAACACATGACAGTTAATTCTAGCAATGCACCAGGTGTAAAATCTCTTCGCCACCACACACAATCATGGGCATCGACACAAGCAACATGGCGTTTTTATCATAATGAGGATGTGACTTTTCCTATGCTAAGTGGCCCGATGCTGGGTCTTGCTCGTTCTGGTGTGAAAGAAAGTCAAAGTCGATATGTATTAATGGCTCATGATTGGTGCCATATCAATTTCGCTAAACATCATAGTAAGTTAGATAAAACTAAGATGTCACACGCTCTCGATGTTGGCTACGAACTGCAAGCGTCTTTATTGGTAGACGCAAATACTGGCGCACCCATTGCTCCAGCAGGTAACTTCTCAATAAGCCGAGGCAGGGTGGGCTTTCTGGAGCACCAGAGAGCCTAAAGATGGGATTACATTACTTTGAGAAATTCGGTCGTTGAGATATTTCCAGAAGGAAACCCCTAATTTTCGGCACGTTTTTTTCAGGCTGGAAAAGGTATCTCGGCATTGTCGGCCAAGATCACTACGAGTACCTCCACTGACTTTGCGCCGCTTGACCTGCTCCCTTAGATCATTTTCGCTTCCATTTGTATGGATTGGAATTTCTGGTCGTTCCAATACCAGCAATAAGCTTGATTTTAATTTGTTTAACCGCTTTAGTTGCTGATTAAGGAGCTCATAGCGGGTTTTCTGAGTAAATAGCCGATCGAACTCCTTCGACAGAGCTGATTTCTTCGTGTCGCAAGGCTGTTTCTTGTATTCTTTCAGCTCCTTGTAGAACGACCAAATCTCATCACGTACTTGTGCGATGTCTTCTCGATGTCCCTCATTCAACGGAATAAGCTTGTGGACCAACCGCTCCGCATGTACCCAGCACAAACCATGTTGTAGAACCTTAAACTGTCCAGCACCATCACTGATCACAGCGAGTTTACCCAAAGCTTCATTCTCTGACGCGCAACCCAATAGGGCACCTTCAGTCGCTATTTGAATATGCCTTTTTACGACAATACCCAGCTGAACTAGATGAGCAGACCATTCCTCCTCACATCCAAAGTTGGTCACTGGTGTGTTTGCTAACAATGCTAACTGGGGAGCAGGGAGTTTATTTGTCGCCATATAGTTTAGTGCGCAGGTGTTCACCTGATAACCCTTGTTTCCAGCCCGAAGGAGTGACAGGAAGTTGATCCGATTTTTTCGGTCTGAACTTTGAAACCAAGCAAACCACTCATTGCCTATGTGGGTGACAAAACCGTTCTTGCCCTGATGCCTAGCTCCGGTGTCATCTGTTGTGATATAGCCAGTGCTTTGCAGGCCTGCAGCCAGAAGTTCGGCTTTTTCTTCATGCAAATCATCATGATTTTCGGTCAATAAGCGATTTAATTGGCCACTGGAAATATCGATACCCCATTCTCTAAGTTGTTCCAACAACAGAGGCTGAGTGACCTGACATTGATGATACTGATAGAGGATGTAGCTTCTTAGTCGAGTGCCAAAGTGTTGGCCTGCTAGTCCATTAGGCAAGGTAGCGGTAACCGTCGAACCATCAGGTAATAGATAGCAAGCTAAGCGATAACGTACATTGCACGACTGTATCTCTAACTCTTGGACGACAAAATCTCGGTAGCCCTTGAATCGTGCCCCGATAGGTAAAGG is drawn from Photobacterium profundum SS9 and contains these coding sequences:
- a CDS encoding IS66 family transposase codes for the protein MKINLPDIPESEQTPLVKGLIGIIEQLSDTVERQQEEITLLKDEINVLKGQKKRPKFKPSKLDTNTDEKSDQGSTDNKRSGSTKRSKNQTLTIHQDNIVQPEQPLPIGARFKGYRDFVVQELEIQSCNVRYRLACYLLPDGSTVTATLPNGLAGQHFGTRLRSYILYQYHQCQVTQPLLLEQLREWGIDISSGQLNRLLTENHDDLHEEKAELLAAGLQSTGYITTDDTGARHQGKNGFVTHIGNEWFAWFQSSDRKNRINFLSLLRAGNKGYQVNTCALNYMATNKLPAPQLALLANTPVTNFGCEEEWSAHLVQLGIVVKRHIQIATEGALLGCASENEALGKLAVISDGAGQFKVLQHGLCWVHAERLVHKLIPLNEGHREDIAQVRDEIWSFYKELKEYKKQPCDTKKSALSKEFDRLFTQKTRYELLNQQLKRLNKLKSSLLLVLERPEIPIHTNGSENDLREQVKRRKVSGGTRSDLGRQCRDTFSSLKKTCRKLGVSFWKYLNDRISQSNVIPSLGSLVLQKAHPASAY